One genomic window of Pelmatolapia mariae isolate MD_Pm_ZW linkage group LG5, Pm_UMD_F_2, whole genome shotgun sequence includes the following:
- the LOC134627767 gene encoding prostacyclin synthase-like: MIWTILLLVLLIFILTNRWRSKGEPPLDKGAIPWLGHALEFGKDASKFINRMKMKHGDVFTVRVAGRYVTMLLDPHSYDTVLGDSDSLDFTRYAQVLMERIFRLRLPYSQQAKSKEIMKRHFVGMNLATLNSAMSRNLRALMKAKTTQNQKDWKEEGLFNFSYSLLFRAGYLTLFGGEQNNNPIDPSTVYEEYKKFDGLLVKMARGTLRQEEKKTAQSVQNKLWELLAPAGLTDDSGSSPWLHAYRQFLQEDGTDAEMQNRAILMQLWATQGNVGPAAFWLLGYLLTNPEALMAVKREFSQNTQMETTTGTPLMDSQVNTPVFDSALEEALRLTAAPFITREVVREKTLCMADGRRYLLRKGDRVCLFPYVSPQMDPEIYHEPQKYKYDRFLREDGSVKKDFYKGGKRLKYYTMPWGAGTNGCVGKQFAINTIRQFVYMVLTNYDLELCDPNAQMPEINASRYGFGMLQPEGDLPVRYKPRNTH; encoded by the exons ATGATCTGGACCATCCTCCTGCTCGTCCTGCTCATTTTTATTCTAACAAACAGATGGAG ATCCAAGGGGGAGCCACCTTTAGACAAAGGAGCTATCCCGTGGTTAGGTCATGCACTTGAATTTGGAAAAGATGCATCCAAGTTCATAAATCGCATGAAGATGAAGCATGGTGACGTTTTCACT GTGCGAGTTGCTGGCCGCTATGTGACGATGCTCCTGGATCCACACTCCTACGACACAGTCCTGGGTGACTCCGATTCCCTGGACTTCACACGTTACGCGCAGGTGCTGATGGAGAGGATCTTCAGACTGCGCCTCCCGTATAGCCAGCAGGCTAAATCAAAAGAAATCATGAAAAG GCACTTTGTGGGAATGAACTTGGCCACTCTTAACAGCGCCATGAGCAGAAACCTGCGAGCCTTGATGAAAGCAAAGACGACCCAGAACCAGAAAGACTGGAAAGAGGAGGGACTATTCAATTTCTCTTACAGCTTGTTATTTAG GGCGGGGTACCTGACGCTGTTTGGGGGAGAACAGAACAACAACCCCATAGACCCTTCGACTGTCTACGAGGAGTACAAGAAGTTTGATGGTCTTCTAGTCAAAATGGCAAGGGGCACTCTCAGGCAAG AGGAGAAGAAGACAGCTCAGAGTGTTCAAAACAAACTCTGGGAGCTTCTGGCTCCAGCAGGTCTGACTGACGATTCGGGGTCCAGCCCTTGGCTGCATGCCTACAGGCAGTTTCTGCAGGAAGATGGAACCGATGCGGAGATGCAGAACAGGGCTATACTGATGCAACTCTGGGCCACACAG GGTAATGTTGGTCCTGCTGCATTTTGGCTGTTGGGCTACTTGTTGACAAATCCTGAAGCCCTGATGGCAGTAAAGAGGGAGTTTAGCCAGAACACACAAATGGAAACCACCACAGGGACTCCCCTCATGGACAGTCAAGTGAACACCCCAGTGTTTG ATAGTGCCTTGGAAGAAGCACTGAGACTCACCGCCGCCCCGTTCATTACAAGAGAGGTAGTGCGGGAAAAGACCCTCTGCATGGCCGATGGCCGACGGTACCTGCTGAGAAAAGGAGACAGAGTGTGTTTGTTTCCCTACGTCAGCCCTCAAATGGACCCTGAGATCTACCACGAGCCACAG AAATACAAGTACGATCGCTTTCTGAGAGAAGACGGATCTGTGAAGAAGGATTTTTATAAAGGAGGGAAGCGGCTGAAATATTACACGATGCCATGGGGTGCAGGGACCAATGGCTGTGTAGGAAAGCAGTTTGCCATCAATACCATCAGACA GTTTGTTTACATGGTGTTGACTAACTATGATTTGGAGCTTTGTGACCCAAATGCTCAGATGCCAGAAATAAATGCCAGCCGTTATGGATTTGGGATGCTACAACCTGAAGGAGACTTGCCTGTCCGATATAAACCTCGAAATACTCACTAG